One window of the Thunnus albacares chromosome 3, fThuAlb1.1, whole genome shotgun sequence genome contains the following:
- the LOC122974603 gene encoding E3 ubiquitin-protein ligase TRIM39-like, with protein MSAASCLLSEDQFLCCICLDVFTDPVTTPCGHNFCKNCITENWNVNVPCQCPMCKEIFNIRPDLKVNTLLTEMVSQFRQEAQQKASSSSSEQQAAKPGEVPCDVCTGTKLKALKSCLVCLTSYCETHLEPHLTVSGLKRHQLMDPVENLEDRMCMKHDKPLELFCKTDQTCVCMLCFVVDHKTHDVVPLKEEYEGKKAELGKTEAEIQQMIQKRRLKIQEIKRSVNFSKGNAEKEIAEGVQVFTALMKSVERSLNELIETIEEKQRTTEKQAEDFIKELEQEISELKKRSSEVEKLSRSEDHLHLLQNFPSLKAAPPTKDWTEVSVRPPSYEGTVVRAVTQLEETLSKEMKKLFEAELKRVQQYAVDVTLDPDTAHPHLILSDDEKQVKHGDVKKDLPENPERFSNCVSVLGKQSFSSGRFYFEVQVKWKTKWTLGVARELINRKENIPLSPQDGYWTVCLRNRNEYSACNNSLVRLSLKSRPKKVGVFVDYEEGLVSFYDADTAQFICGFFGWSFTEKLYPYFSPGPNDGGKNSAPVIICPVNQTE; from the coding sequence atgtctgctgccagctgtctgctatctgaagatcagtttctgtgctgcatctgtctggatgtgttcactgatccagtcaccacaccatgtggacacaacttctgcaaaaactgcatcactgaAAACTGGAATGTTAATGTTCCTTGCCAGTGTCCCATGTGTAAAGAGATTTTCAACATAAGACCTGACCTGAAGGTCAACACATTGCTCACTGAGATGGTTTCTCAGTTCAGAcaggaagctcaacagaaagccagcagcagcagctcagagcaacaagctgccaaaccaggagaagttccctgtgacgtctgtactggaaccaaactgaaggccctgaagtcctgtctggtgtgtctgacctcctactgtgagactcacctggagccTCATCTGACAGTTTCAGGCCTGAAAAGACATCAGCTGATGGACCCTGTGGAGAACCTGGAAGACAGGATGTGTATGAAGCACGATAAACCTCTGGAGCTGTTCTGTAAGACTGACCAgacatgtgtctgcatgctctGCTTTGTTGTAGACCACAAGACACATGATGTTGTTCCTctgaaagaagaatatgaaggaaagaaggcagagctggggaagacagaggctgaaattcagcagatgatccagaagagACGACTGAAGATTCAAGAGATCAAACGGTCAGTCAACTTCAGCAAAGGAAATGCAGAGAAAGAAATAGCAGAAGGTGTTCAGGTCTTCACCGCTCTGATGAAGTCTGTTGAGAGAAGCCTGAATGAGCTCATTGAGACAATTGAAGAGAAGCAAAGaacgacagagaaacaggctgaagacttcatcaaagagctggaacAGGAAATCTCTGAGCTGAAGAAGAGAAGCTCTGAGGTGGAGAAGCTCTCACGCTCTGaagaccacctccacctcctccaaaacTTCCCGTCCCTGAAAGCTGCTCCACCcaccaaagactggacagaggtCAGCGTCCGTCCACCATCATATGAGGGGACTGTGGTGAGAGCTGTGactcagctggaggagacgctcagtaaagagatgaagaagctgtttgaggctgagctgaagagggtccagcagtatgcagtggatgtgactcttgATCCTGATACAGCACATCCTCatctcatcctgtctgatgatgagAAACAAGTAAAACACGGAGATGTAAAGAAAGATCTCCCAGAAAATCCAGAAAGATTTTCCaattgtgttagtgtgttaggaaagcagagtttctcttcaggcagattttactttgaggttcagGTTAAATGGAAGACTAAATGGACTTTAGGAGTGGCCAGagagttgatcaacagaaaagaaaacatcccACTGAGCCCTCAGGATGGTTACTGGACTGTATGTTTGAGAAATAGAAATGAGTACAGTGCTTGTAATAACTCTTTAGTCCGTCTCTCTCTGAAGTCTAGGCCTAagaaggtgggggtgtttgtggattatgaggag
- the LOC122974736 gene encoding E3 ubiquitin-protein ligase TRIM21-like — protein sequence MSAASCLRSEDQFLCSICLDVFTDPVTTSCGHNFCKNCITKHWNSNDQYLCPMCKKVFNTRPELHVNTFISEMVSQFRQEAQQKASSSSEQQAAKPGEVPCDVCTGTKLKALKSCLVCLTSYCETHLEPHLTMSGLKRHQLMDPVENLEDRMCMKHDKPLELFCKTDQTCVCMLCSVLDHKTHEFVPLKEEYEGKKAELGKTEAEIQQMIQKRQLKIQEIKHSVDLNKEDADREKAEGVQVFTALKESVERSLNELIETIEEKQRTTEKQAEDFIKELEQEISELKKRSSEVEQLSRSEDYLQLLQNFQPLKEALPTNDWTEVSVHPSYKGTVVRAVAQLEEMFSEEMKKLVEAELKRVQQYAVDVTLDPDTANPALILSDDGKQVNCSNVKKNLPDNPERFSPLPCVLGKQNFSSGKFYFEVQVKGKTKWLLGVVRESINRKGKITLSPQDGYWTICLKSRNAYLACHDTSVELSLKSEPQRVGVFVDYEEGLVSFYDVDAAALIYSFTGYYFTEKLYPFFCPFFNDGGKNSTPLIICPVNQTE from the coding sequence atgtctgctgccagctgtctgcgatctgaagatcagtttctgtgctccatctgtctggatgtgttcactgatccagtcaccacatcatgtggacacaacttctgcaaaaactgcatcactAAACACTGGAACAGTAATGACCAGTACCTGTGTCCGATGTGTAAAAAGGTTTTCAACACAAGACCTGAGCTTCACGTCAACACTTTCATCTCTGAGATGGTTTCTCAGTTCAGAcaggaagctcaacagaaagccagcagcagctcagagcaacaagctgccaaaccaggagaagttccctgtgacgtctgtactggaaccaaactgaaggccctgaagtcctgtctggtgtgtctgacctcctactgtgagactcacctggagccTCATCTGACAATGTCAGGCCTGAAAAGACATCAGCTGATGGACCCTGTGGAGAACCTGGAAGACAGGATGTGTATGAAGCACGATAAACCTCTGGAGCTGTTCTGTAAGACCGACCAgacatgtgtctgcatgctctgctctgttttagaCCACAAAACACATGAGTTTGTTCCTctgaaagaagaatatgaaggaaagaaggcagagctggggaagacagaggctgaaattcagcagatgatccagaagagACAACTGAAGATTCAAGAGATCAAACACTCAGTTGACCTCAATAAGgaagatgcagacagagagaaagcagaaggtGTTCAGGTCTTCACTGCTTTGAAGGAGTCTGTTGAGAGAAGCCTGAATGAGCTCATTGAGACGATTGAAGAGAAGCAAAGaacgacagagaaacaggctgaagacttcatcaaagagctggaacAGGAAATCTCTGAGCTGAAGAAGAGAAGCTCTGAGGTGGAGCAGCTCTCACGCTCTGAAGACTACCTCCAACTCCTCCAAAACTTCCAACCCCTGAAAGAAGCTCTACCCACCAACGACTGGACAGAGGTCAGCGTCCATCCATCATATAAGGGGACTGTAGTGAGAGCTGTGGCTCAGCTGGAGGAGATGTTCagtgaagagatgaagaagctggttgaggctgagctgaagagggtccagcagtatgcagtggatgtgactcttgATCCTGATACAGCAAATCCTGCactcatcctgtctgatgatggAAAACAAGTAAACTGCAGTAATGTGAAGAAGAATCTCCCAGACAACCCAGAGAGATTTTCTCCTTTACCCTGTGTTTTAGGAAAGCAGAATTTCTCTTCAGGCAAattttactttgaggttcagGTTAAAGGGAAGACCAAATGGCTTTTAGGAGTGGTCAGagagtcgatcaacagaaagGGGAAAATCACACTGAGCCCTCAGGATGGTTACTGGACTATATGTTTGAAGAGTAGAAATGCGTACTTAGCTTGTCATGACACTTCAGTTGAACTCTCTCTGAAGTCTGAGCCTCAGagggtgggggtgtttgtggattatgaggagggtctggtctccttttatgaCGTAGATGCAGCAGCTCTCATCTACTCCTTTACTGGCTACTacttcactgagaaactctacCCATTCTTCTGTCCCTTTTTTAATGATGGTGGTAAAAACTCCACCCCTCTGATCAtctgtcctgtcaatcaaactgagtAG